The Pseudolabrys sp. FHR47 genome contains a region encoding:
- a CDS encoding DUF2948 family protein, whose amino-acid sequence MDRVAEPLKFTVLDEEDLEVVSTHLQDAVIKVADVIWQPQAKRLVLGVNRFDWEQAVADKPQNCRRRAALRFERVQSFKCRGVDPAGKDGVLNLLAVEFKETEAPSGAVTLIFSGDAAMRLEVECLEAELVDLGPVWNCTGRPVHAVEAKD is encoded by the coding sequence ATGGACCGGGTAGCCGAACCTCTGAAATTTACCGTCCTCGACGAGGAGGACCTCGAAGTCGTCTCGACCCACCTGCAGGACGCGGTGATCAAGGTCGCCGATGTCATCTGGCAGCCGCAGGCCAAGCGCCTGGTGCTCGGGGTCAACCGCTTCGACTGGGAGCAGGCGGTCGCCGACAAACCGCAGAACTGCCGCCGCCGCGCCGCCCTGCGCTTCGAGCGGGTGCAGTCCTTTAAATGTCGCGGCGTCGATCCGGCCGGCAAGGACGGTGTCCTCAACCTGCTGGCCGTCGAATTCAAGGAAACCGAGGCGCCGTCCGGCGCCGTGACCCTCATCTTCTCCGGTGATGCCGCCATGCGGCTCGAGGTCGAATGCCTGGAGGCCGAACTGGTCGATCTCGGCCCGGTCTGGAACTGCACTGGCCGCCCGGTCCATGCCGTCGAGGCCAAGGACTGA
- the hisD gene encoding histidinol dehydrogenase produces the protein MPLRLDARDADFNERFRAFLGAKREAAADVEVAVRAIIADVQTRGDEALIDLTKKFDRVDLSKTGLRVSAAEIDAALAACDREALDALKLARDRIEAYHLRQKPKDDRFTDALGVELGTRWTAIEAAGLYVPGGTAAYPSSVLMNAVPAKVAGCERLVMVVPAPDGKLSPLVLAAAKIAGVDEIYRIGGAQAVAALAYGTDTIKPVSKIVGPGNAYVAAAKRVVFGQVGIDMIAGPSEVLIIADKTGNPDWIAADLLAQAEHDVSAQSILITDDASLAAAVEKSVESQLKTLPRAATASQSWRDFGAIIMVGRLDDSISLVDRLAPEHLEIAAEDPERFVARIRNAGAIFIGAHTPEAIGDYVAGSNHVLPTARSARFSSGLGVLDFMKRTSLLKCGPEQLRALGPAAIALGKAEGLDAHARSVAIRLNLPGA, from the coding sequence ATGCCCCTGCGCCTCGACGCCCGCGATGCCGATTTCAACGAGCGTTTCCGCGCCTTTCTCGGCGCCAAGCGCGAGGCTGCGGCCGATGTCGAGGTCGCCGTGCGCGCCATCATCGCCGACGTGCAGACGCGCGGCGATGAGGCGTTGATTGATCTCACGAAGAAATTCGATCGAGTCGATCTGTCGAAAACCGGCCTCCGCGTCTCCGCGGCCGAGATCGACGCCGCACTGGCCGCCTGCGATCGCGAGGCCCTCGACGCGCTAAAGCTCGCGCGCGATCGCATCGAGGCCTATCACCTGCGGCAGAAGCCGAAGGACGACCGCTTCACCGACGCGCTGGGGGTCGAACTCGGCACGCGCTGGACCGCGATCGAGGCCGCCGGTCTCTATGTGCCTGGCGGGACGGCCGCCTATCCCTCGTCGGTGTTGATGAACGCTGTGCCGGCCAAGGTCGCCGGCTGCGAGCGCCTCGTCATGGTGGTGCCGGCGCCGGACGGCAAATTGTCGCCTCTGGTGCTCGCGGCGGCGAAGATCGCCGGCGTTGATGAGATCTATCGCATTGGCGGCGCGCAGGCCGTGGCCGCGCTCGCCTACGGTACCGACACCATCAAGCCGGTGTCGAAGATCGTCGGGCCCGGCAATGCCTATGTGGCGGCGGCCAAGCGCGTCGTGTTCGGGCAAGTCGGCATCGACATGATTGCCGGCCCGTCCGAAGTCCTGATCATCGCCGACAAGACCGGCAACCCGGATTGGATCGCCGCCGATCTCTTGGCGCAGGCCGAGCACGATGTCAGCGCGCAGTCGATCCTGATCACTGACGATGCCTCGCTCGCCGCCGCGGTGGAGAAATCGGTCGAGTCGCAGCTCAAGACGTTGCCGCGTGCCGCAACCGCCAGCCAGTCGTGGCGCGACTTCGGCGCCATCATTATGGTCGGCAGGCTCGACGACTCCATTTCGCTCGTCGACCGGCTTGCGCCCGAGCATCTCGAGATCGCCGCGGAAGACCCCGAGCGCTTCGTCGCGCGCATTCGCAATGCCGGCGCCATCTTCATCGGCGCGCATACGCCGGAAGCCATTGGCGATTATGTCGCCGGCTCCAACCATGTCCTGCCGACGGCGCGTTCGGCGCGCTTTTCGTCGGGTCTCGGCGTCCTTGATTTCATGAAGCGCACGTCGCTCCTGAAATGCGGGCCCGAGCAGCTCCGCGCGCTCGGCCCCGCCGCCATCGCGCTCGGCAAGGCGGAAGGGCTGGACGCACATGCGCGTTCGGTGGCGATCAGACTGAACTTGCCCGGGGCCTGA
- a CDS encoding UPF0262 family protein: MTDKKKPVMKQRLVGVTLDEASIGRSNPDVEHERAVAIYDLLELNQFAPVGHDGGPYTLHLSINDNRLVFDIRSEDGTPVVAHLFSLSPLRRIVKDYYMICDSYYQAIRTATPDKIEAIDMGRRGIHNEGSRILIERLKDKVTVDMDTARRLFTLICVLHWKG; the protein is encoded by the coding sequence ATGACCGACAAGAAGAAGCCCGTGATGAAGCAGCGCCTGGTCGGCGTCACTTTGGATGAGGCTTCGATTGGCCGCTCCAATCCGGACGTCGAGCATGAGCGGGCGGTCGCCATCTACGATCTGCTTGAGCTCAACCAGTTCGCGCCGGTCGGCCATGACGGCGGGCCCTATACGTTGCACCTGAGCATCAACGATAACCGCCTGGTCTTCGACATTCGCAGCGAGGACGGCACGCCGGTGGTCGCGCATCTGTTCTCGCTATCGCCTTTGCGCCGGATCGTGAAGGACTACTACATGATCTGCGACAGCTATTATCAGGCCATCCGCACCGCGACGCCGGACAAGATCGAGGCCATCGATATGGGCCGGCGCGGCATTCACAACGAGGGTTCGCGTATCCTGATCGAGCGGCTCAAGGACAAGGTGACGGTGGACATGGACACCGCGCGCCGCCTGTTCACGCTGATCTGCGTCTTGCACTGGAAGGGGTGA
- a CDS encoding arsenate reductase ArsC codes for MASSRPQAVLFSCGYNAVRSPMAEGLFKQLYGKTVYVQSAGVQKGELDPFAVAVMDEIGIDISRHKPIDFEELEDLEGLNFDLIVTLSPPAHHKALDLTRTAAVNVEYWPTVDPTGIEGSREQKLDAYRAVRDQLMAQIRKRFGAAGQGNE; via the coding sequence ATGGCGTCCTCGCGGCCGCAGGCCGTGCTGTTCTCGTGCGGCTATAACGCCGTGCGCTCGCCGATGGCCGAGGGTCTGTTCAAGCAGCTTTACGGCAAGACGGTCTATGTGCAGTCGGCCGGCGTGCAGAAGGGCGAACTCGATCCGTTCGCCGTCGCGGTGATGGACGAAATCGGCATCGACATTTCGCGGCACAAGCCCATCGACTTCGAGGAGCTGGAAGACCTCGAAGGGCTGAACTTCGATCTCATCGTCACGCTGTCGCCGCCGGCGCACCACAAGGCGCTCGACCTCACGCGCACCGCGGCCGTCAATGTCGAATACTGGCCGACGGTCGATCCGACCGGCATTGAAGGCTCGCGCGAGCAGAAGCTCGACGCCTATCGCGCGGTGCGCGACCAGTTGATGGCGCAGATCAGGAAGCGCTTCGGCGCGGCGGGGCAGGGGAATGAGTGA
- a CDS encoding Maf-like protein — MIGRPKFVLASGSPRRLALINQAGIEPDALKPSDVDETPKRGEIPRAYANRLAKEKAQVALDNVRLDDELRGAYILAADTVVAVGRRILPKAELLDEAQQCLRLLSGRNHRVYTSICLVTPKESFRQRLVETRVRFKRLTSEDIESYLACGEWRGKAGGYAAQGIAGTFIVKLVGSYSNVVGLPLYETMNLLGGEGYPIRFGWLNTVVA; from the coding sequence ATGATCGGCCGTCCGAAATTCGTTCTCGCCTCCGGCTCGCCGCGCCGCCTGGCGCTCATCAACCAGGCCGGCATCGAGCCCGATGCGCTCAAGCCCTCCGACGTCGATGAGACGCCGAAGCGCGGCGAAATTCCGCGCGCCTATGCCAACCGGCTGGCCAAGGAGAAGGCGCAGGTCGCGCTCGACAACGTGCGCCTCGACGACGAACTGCGCGGCGCCTACATCCTCGCCGCCGACACCGTTGTCGCCGTCGGCCGCCGTATTCTGCCCAAGGCGGAGTTGCTCGACGAGGCGCAGCAGTGCTTGCGTCTGCTCTCGGGCCGCAACCACCGCGTCTATACCTCGATCTGTCTGGTGACGCCGAAAGAGTCGTTCCGTCAGCGTCTGGTCGAGACGCGTGTGCGCTTCAAGCGCCTGACTTCGGAAGACATTGAATCGTATCTCGCCTGCGGCGAATGGCGCGGCAAGGCCGGCGGCTACGCGGCGCAAGGCATTGCCGGCACGTTCATCGTCAAGCTGGTCGGTTCCTATTCCAACGTTGTCGGCCTGCCGCTCTACGAGACGATGAATTTGCTCGGCGGCGAAGGCTATCCGATCCGCTTCGGCTGGCTGAACACGGTGGTGGCGTAG
- a CDS encoding AMP-binding protein: MNLAHWLSRSGLSHPHMPAAALGPRVVMTHGDLALRAAKLAGALRNKLKLEPGDRVAIAAKNSSDYLALLYGIWHAGLAAVPANAKLHGAELGYILDHSGARVCIASQGIDAEIAPHAPKTLERLITIGSAEYNALFDADAIAVAPCAGDDLAWLFYTSGTTGKPKGAMLTHRNIAWASHAYGAEVDPVTPGDAILHAAPMSHGSGLYIMQHVARLGVQVVPESGAFEPDEIFKLFERWPNVSMFAAPTMIKRLVDSAADCNPNNIRTLIWGGAPMYVEDCLKALDRFGPKLAQIYGQGESPMTITTLSKQDIANRDHPRWRERLASAGKPYACVDVIVADDNGNPLPPGETGEILVGGDVVMAGYWRNAEATAASLRGGFLHTGDVGAFDAEGYLTLKDRSKDLIISGGSNIYPREVEEVLLTHPAVREVSVIGRPDADWGEAVVAYVVGDAPKGELDALCLAHIARFKRPKDYVFVDALPKNNYGKILKTELRARDARRQ, from the coding sequence ATGAACCTCGCACACTGGCTCTCCCGCTCTGGTCTGTCGCATCCTCATATGCCCGCGGCGGCACTTGGGCCCCGCGTGGTGATGACCCATGGCGATCTTGCCTTGCGCGCCGCGAAGCTGGCCGGCGCGTTGCGCAACAAGCTCAAGCTTGAGCCCGGCGACCGCGTCGCCATCGCGGCGAAGAATTCGTCCGATTATCTGGCGCTGCTATACGGCATCTGGCACGCCGGCCTCGCCGCGGTGCCGGCCAATGCCAAGCTGCATGGCGCCGAACTCGGTTACATCCTCGACCATTCCGGCGCGCGCGTCTGCATCGCCTCGCAAGGCATCGACGCGGAAATCGCGCCGCATGCGCCGAAGACGCTGGAACGTCTCATCACCATCGGCAGCGCTGAGTACAACGCGCTGTTCGACGCCGACGCCATCGCTGTCGCGCCTTGCGCGGGCGACGATCTCGCCTGGCTGTTCTACACCTCGGGCACGACCGGCAAGCCGAAGGGCGCGATGCTGACCCATCGCAACATCGCCTGGGCGAGCCATGCCTATGGCGCTGAGGTCGATCCGGTCACGCCCGGCGACGCCATCCTGCACGCCGCGCCGATGAGCCATGGCTCCGGCCTCTACATCATGCAGCACGTCGCGCGGCTCGGCGTTCAGGTCGTGCCGGAGTCGGGCGCCTTCGAGCCGGACGAGATTTTCAAACTGTTCGAGCGTTGGCCGAATGTGTCGATGTTCGCCGCGCCGACCATGATCAAGCGTCTTGTCGACAGCGCCGCCGACTGCAACCCCAACAACATCCGCACTTTGATCTGGGGCGGGGCGCCGATGTATGTCGAGGATTGTCTCAAGGCGCTCGACCGCTTCGGGCCAAAGCTGGCGCAGATCTACGGGCAGGGCGAGTCGCCCATGACCATCACCACGTTGTCGAAGCAGGATATCGCGAACCGCGACCATCCGCGCTGGCGCGAGCGGCTTGCCTCGGCCGGCAAGCCCTATGCCTGTGTCGATGTGATTGTCGCGGACGACAACGGCAATCCATTGCCGCCGGGCGAAACCGGCGAGATTCTGGTCGGGGGCGATGTCGTCATGGCTGGCTATTGGCGCAACGCGGAAGCCACCGCGGCCTCGCTGCGCGGCGGTTTTCTGCATACCGGCGATGTCGGCGCCTTCGATGCCGAGGGCTACCTGACACTGAAGGACCGCTCCAAGGACCTCATCATCTCCGGCGGCTCCAACATCTATCCACGCGAGGTCGAGGAGGTGCTGCTCACGCACCCGGCCGTGCGCGAGGTCTCGGTGATCGGCCGCCCCGACGCCGATTGGGGCGAGGCGGTGGTGGCCTATGTGGTCGGCGATGCCCCAAAGGGCGAACTCGACGCCCTGTGCCTCGCGCATATCGCCCGCTTCAAGCGGCCGAAGGATTATGTTTTCGTCGACGCCCTGCCGAAGAACAATTATGGCAAGATCCTGAAAACCGAATTGCGCGCGCGCGACGCGCGGCGGCAGTGA
- the yacG gene encoding DNA gyrase inhibitor YacG, producing the protein MNKPIRKTAIMRCPICGEATDVAFKPFCSKRCADIDLNRWLTGVYAVPVKEEEDEDGMRPADGIEEQKD; encoded by the coding sequence ATGAACAAACCGATCCGAAAGACCGCCATCATGCGCTGCCCGATCTGTGGCGAGGCGACCGATGTCGCCTTCAAGCCGTTCTGCTCCAAGCGCTGCGCCGATATCGACCTGAACCGCTGGCTCACCGGGGTCTACGCCGTTCCGGTGAAGGAAGAGGAAGACGAGGACGGCATGCGGCCGGCCGACGGCATTGAAGAGCAGAAGGACTGA
- a CDS encoding thiamine pyrophosphate-binding protein, giving the protein MNAPVLSVDWPDQLYATLKRADIRQVGYVPDAGHARLIDRVRADPDIHDVVLSTEEEGIALAAGAWLGGQRAVLLMQSSGVGNCVNMLSLARTCRFPLLMMITMRGEWEEFNPWQQPMGSIVEPVMKLNEAEIYRALRPEEVEGLAERAVQHVFGDERIAALILSQQLIGKKVWTK; this is encoded by the coding sequence ATGAATGCACCCGTCCTCTCCGTCGACTGGCCGGATCAGCTTTACGCCACCCTCAAGCGCGCCGATATCCGCCAGGTCGGCTACGTGCCGGACGCCGGGCATGCGCGGCTGATCGACCGCGTCCGCGCCGATCCCGATATTCACGACGTCGTGCTGTCGACCGAGGAGGAGGGCATCGCGCTCGCCGCCGGCGCCTGGCTCGGCGGCCAGCGCGCCGTGCTGCTGATGCAGTCGAGCGGCGTCGGCAATTGCGTCAACATGCTGTCGCTGGCGCGCACCTGCCGCTTTCCGCTGCTGATGATGATCACCATGCGCGGCGAGTGGGAAGAGTTCAATCCATGGCAGCAGCCGATGGGCTCCATCGTCGAGCCGGTGATGAAGCTCAACGAGGCCGAGATTTATCGCGCATTGAGGCCGGAAGAGGTCGAGGGCCTCGCCGAGCGCGCCGTGCAGCATGTGTTCGGCGACGAGCGCATCGCGGCGCTGATCCTGTCGCAGCAACTGATCGGCAAGAAGGTCTGGACCAAGTGA
- a CDS encoding thiamine pyrophosphate-dependent enzyme has product MKALLADRGEDLVAIPGLGSTCWDLAAAGDNDRNFYLWGAMGGAAMVGLGLALAQPERRVLVVTGDGEMLMGMGSLATIGIKKPANLAVVVFDNGHYGETGMQPSHTHGGGVDLVAVAKGCGIETAMDVRDKAGLAALAGRIKTLRGEGPLFARLAISAAEAPRVLPERDGVILKNRFRAAIGLKA; this is encoded by the coding sequence ATGAAGGCCTTGCTCGCCGATCGCGGCGAGGATCTCGTCGCCATTCCCGGCCTCGGCTCGACCTGCTGGGATCTCGCCGCGGCCGGCGACAACGATCGCAACTTCTATCTCTGGGGCGCCATGGGCGGCGCAGCGATGGTGGGCCTCGGCCTCGCGCTGGCGCAGCCGGAGCGGCGCGTGCTGGTCGTCACCGGCGACGGCGAAATGCTGATGGGCATGGGTTCGCTCGCCACCATCGGCATCAAGAAGCCGGCCAATCTCGCCGTTGTGGTGTTCGACAACGGGCACTACGGCGAGACGGGGATGCAGCCAAGCCACACCCATGGCGGCGGCGTCGATCTGGTGGCGGTGGCAAAAGGCTGTGGCATCGAGACGGCCATGGATGTGCGCGACAAGGCCGGGCTGGCGGCGCTGGCCGGACGGATCAAGACGCTGCGCGGCGAGGGGCCGCTGTTCGCCCGACTGGCGATTTCCGCGGCCGAGGCGCCCCGGGTGCTGCCCGAGCGCGACGGCGTCATCCTCAAGAACCGTTTCCGGGCGGCTATCGGCCTGAAAGCGTAG
- a CDS encoding K(+)-transporting ATPase subunit F, translating to MSIDYSLAALVTVGVLIYLTYALIRPERF from the coding sequence ATGTCCATCGACTATAGCCTCGCCGCCCTCGTGACCGTGGGCGTGCTCATCTATCTCACCTACGCGCTCATACGCCCCGAACGGTTCTGA
- the kdpA gene encoding potassium-transporting ATPase subunit KdpA, with the protein MTLIGWIQIALYCAIIVALTPIVGGYMTRVFAGERTFLSPLLRPVEGLIYRLGGVDETREQHWLTYTVAMLLFHVGGFAILYAILRLQDVLPFNPAGQGAVPPDLALNTATSFITNTNWQNYGGESTLSYLTQMLGLTPQNFLSAATGIVLAVALIRGFARASAKTVGNFWADITRCTLYILMPACIVFTLFLVWQGMPQTLGPYIEATTLEGAKQTIAVGPVASQVAIKMLGTNGGGFFNANASHPFENPTALSNFVQMLSIFVLGAALTNVFGRMVGNQKQGWAILAAMGVLFIAGVAFCYWAEAYGTHTLNALGITGGNMEGKEVRFGIVGSALFAVITTAASCGAVNAMHDSFTALGGMIPLINIQLGEIVIGGVGAGLYGMLLFVILTVFVAGLMVGRTPEYVGKKIEAREVKMAMLAILILPLMILGWTAIAVVYPLAVASMANAGPHGFTEVLYAYSSQTGNNGSAFAGLTGNTFFYNLSGAVAMFIGRFWMIVPAMAIAGSLAQKKMVAASAGTFPTTGGLFVGLLVGVILIVGGLTFFPALALGPIVEHLAMQAGQLF; encoded by the coding sequence ATGACACTTATCGGCTGGATTCAGATCGCGCTGTATTGCGCCATCATCGTCGCTCTCACGCCCATAGTCGGCGGTTATATGACTCGAGTCTTCGCCGGCGAGCGCACTTTCCTGTCGCCGCTGCTGCGGCCTGTTGAAGGGCTGATCTACCGCCTCGGCGGCGTCGACGAGACCCGCGAGCAGCACTGGCTGACCTACACGGTCGCCATGCTGCTGTTCCATGTCGGTGGCTTCGCCATACTCTACGCGATCCTGCGCCTGCAGGACGTGCTCCCGTTCAATCCGGCCGGGCAGGGCGCGGTGCCGCCCGACCTCGCCCTCAACACGGCGACTTCGTTCATCACCAACACCAACTGGCAGAACTACGGCGGCGAAAGCACGCTGTCCTATCTGACGCAGATGCTGGGCCTCACGCCGCAGAATTTCCTGTCGGCGGCGACCGGCATCGTTCTCGCGGTGGCGTTGATCCGCGGCTTTGCCCGGGCCTCGGCGAAAACGGTCGGTAATTTCTGGGCTGACATCACCCGCTGCACGCTCTACATCCTGATGCCGGCCTGCATTGTCTTCACTTTGTTCCTGGTCTGGCAGGGCATGCCGCAGACGCTTGGCCCCTATATCGAAGCCACAACGCTCGAAGGCGCCAAGCAGACCATCGCCGTCGGCCCGGTCGCCTCGCAGGTCGCCATCAAGATGCTGGGCACCAATGGCGGCGGCTTCTTCAACGCCAATGCTTCGCATCCCTTCGAGAACCCGACGGCGCTGTCGAACTTCGTGCAGATGCTGTCGATCTTCGTCCTCGGCGCGGCGCTCACTAATGTGTTCGGCCGCATGGTCGGCAACCAGAAGCAGGGCTGGGCGATCCTCGCCGCGATGGGCGTTCTGTTCATCGCCGGTGTCGCGTTCTGCTACTGGGCCGAAGCCTATGGCACGCACACGTTGAACGCGCTCGGCATCACGGGCGGCAATATGGAAGGTAAGGAAGTCCGCTTCGGCATCGTCGGCTCCGCCTTGTTCGCCGTCATCACCACCGCGGCCTCGTGCGGCGCGGTCAACGCCATGCACGATAGCTTCACCGCGCTCGGCGGCATGATCCCGCTGATCAATATCCAGCTCGGCGAGATCGTCATCGGCGGCGTCGGCGCCGGTCTCTACGGCATGCTGCTGTTCGTCATCCTCACGGTGTTCGTCGCCGGATTGATGGTGGGTCGCACGCCCGAATATGTCGGCAAGAAGATCGAGGCGCGCGAAGTGAAGATGGCGATGCTCGCCATCCTGATCCTGCCGCTGATGATCCTCGGCTGGACCGCGATTGCCGTGGTCTATCCGCTGGCGGTCGCGTCGATGGCCAATGCGGGGCCGCACGGCTTCACCGAGGTGCTGTACGCCTATTCGTCGCAGACCGGCAATAACGGCTCGGCCTTCGCGGGGCTCACCGGCAACACCTTCTTCTACAATCTGTCGGGCGCGGTTGCGATGTTCATCGGCCGTTTCTGGATGATCGTGCCGGCCATGGCGATTGCCGGTTCGCTCGCGCAGAAGAAGATGGTCGCGGCGTCCGCCGGCACCTTCCCGACCACCGGCGGCCTGTTCGTCGGCCTGCTGGTCGGCGTCATCCTCATTGTCGGCGGTCTCACATTCTTCCCGGCGCTCGCGCTTGGCCCCATCGTCGAGCATCTCGCGATGCAGGCCGGCCAGCTCTTCTAA
- the kdpB gene encoding potassium-transporting ATPase subunit KdpB yields METSKVRKRVVSSSLLDPAIVLPAIGQAFVKLDPRTLAKNPVMFVLEVVTALTTVLLVRDIMAGAQGIGFEIQIVIWLWFTVLFANFAEAVAEGRGKAQADTLRKTRSETQAKRILMPDNYEVYQGVPAEKLEAGDLVVCEAGDIIPGDGEVIEGIASVNEAAVTGESAPVIRESGGDRSAVTGGTTVISDRIVVRITSSPGSSFLDRMIKLVEGAERQKTPNEIALNILLIGLTIIFVFATATIPSYAAYAGGAISVLVLVALFVTLIPTTIGALLSAIGIAGMDRLVRFNVLAMSGRAVEAAGDVDTLLLDKTGTITFGNRLATEIIPVPGVSEREAAELALLASDADETAEGRSIVTLAQERYGVQRGARAADARFIEFSATTRLSGVDIGDRKLRKGAVDSVLKFAREHAGRDIAEPPAFRAAVDRIARAGGTPLGLVDGGRILGVIHLKDVVKPDVKDRFAALRRMGIKTVMITGDNPVTAASIASEAGVDDFIAQATPEDKLRYIRGEQANGRLIAMCGDGTNDAPALAQADVGVAMQSGTQAAREAGNMVDLDSDPTKLIEVVEIGKQLLMTRGALTTFSIANDVAKYFAIIPAMFAAFYPQLGVLNIMGLSTPQSAILSAIIFNALIIIALIPLALKGVTYRPVGAAALLRRNLLIYGAGGIILPFIGIKAIDVLVAALHLA; encoded by the coding sequence ATGGAAACCTCCAAAGTCCGCAAGCGCGTGGTGTCGTCGTCTCTGCTCGATCCGGCCATCGTGCTGCCGGCCATCGGGCAAGCCTTCGTCAAGCTCGATCCGCGCACGCTCGCCAAGAACCCGGTCATGTTCGTACTCGAGGTTGTCACCGCGCTGACGACGGTGCTTCTTGTCCGCGACATCATGGCTGGCGCGCAGGGCATCGGCTTCGAAATCCAGATCGTCATCTGGCTGTGGTTCACGGTGTTGTTCGCCAACTTTGCCGAGGCGGTGGCGGAAGGGCGCGGCAAGGCGCAGGCCGATACATTGCGCAAGACGCGTTCGGAAACGCAGGCCAAGCGCATTCTGATGCCCGACAATTACGAGGTCTATCAGGGTGTGCCGGCCGAAAAATTGGAAGCCGGCGATCTCGTGGTGTGTGAAGCGGGCGACATCATCCCCGGCGACGGCGAGGTGATTGAAGGTATTGCCTCGGTCAATGAAGCGGCCGTGACCGGCGAATCCGCGCCGGTGATCCGCGAATCCGGCGGCGATCGTTCGGCCGTGACCGGCGGCACCACCGTCATCTCCGACCGCATCGTTGTGCGCATCACGTCGTCGCCGGGCTCGTCGTTCCTCGATCGCATGATCAAGTTGGTCGAAGGCGCCGAGCGGCAGAAGACGCCGAACGAGATCGCACTCAATATCCTGCTGATCGGCCTCACCATTATCTTCGTCTTCGCGACCGCTACAATTCCGAGCTACGCTGCCTATGCCGGCGGCGCGATCTCGGTCCTGGTTCTGGTGGCGCTGTTCGTAACGCTGATTCCGACCACCATCGGCGCCTTGCTGTCGGCCATCGGCATCGCCGGCATGGACCGCCTGGTTCGCTTCAACGTGCTGGCCATGTCCGGCCGGGCGGTCGAAGCCGCGGGCGACGTCGATACGCTGTTGCTCGACAAGACCGGCACCATCACCTTCGGCAACCGCCTGGCGACCGAAATCATTCCGGTGCCGGGAGTCTCCGAGCGCGAAGCGGCGGAGCTTGCGCTGCTGGCCAGTGACGCGGATGAAACCGCGGAAGGCCGGTCGATCGTGACTTTGGCGCAGGAGCGCTATGGCGTGCAGCGCGGGGCGCGGGCAGCGGACGCCCGCTTCATTGAGTTCTCGGCGACGACGCGTCTGTCGGGCGTCGACATCGGAGACCGCAAGCTACGCAAAGGCGCGGTCGACTCGGTGCTCAAATTCGCCCGGGAGCACGCGGGTCGCGACATCGCCGAGCCCCCGGCCTTCCGCGCCGCCGTGGACAGGATCGCGCGGGCCGGCGGCACGCCGCTCGGCCTTGTCGATGGAGGCCGTATCCTCGGCGTCATCCATCTCAAGGACGTTGTGAAGCCGGATGTGAAGGATCGCTTTGCCGCGCTGCGCCGCATGGGCATCAAGACGGTGATGATCACCGGCGACAATCCGGTTACCGCGGCCTCGATCGCATCCGAAGCCGGCGTCGATGATTTCATCGCGCAGGCCACCCCCGAAGACAAACTACGCTACATCCGCGGCGAGCAGGCCAATGGCCGCTTGATTGCCATGTGCGGCGACGGCACCAATGACGCGCCGGCGCTGGCCCAGGCCGATGTCGGCGTCGCCATGCAGAGCGGTACACAGGCTGCGCGCGAAGCCGGCAACATGGTCGATCTCGACAGCGACCCGACCAAGCTCATCGAGGTGGTCGAGATCGGCAAGCAACTGCTCATGACGCGCGGTGCGCTGACGACGTTCTCGATCGCCAACGATGTCGCCAAGTATTTCGCCATTATCCCGGCGATGTTCGCGGCCTTCTATCCGCAGCTCGGCGTGCTCAACATCATGGGCCTATCGACGCCGCAGAGCGCGATCCTGTCAGCCATCATCTTCAATGCGCTCATCATCATCGCGCTCATCCCGCTGGCGCTGAAGGGCGTGACCTACCGTCCGGTCGGCGCCGCGGCGCTGCTGCGCCGGAACCTGCTGATCTACGGCGCCGGCGGCATCATCCTGCCGTTCATCGGTATCAAGGCGATCGATGTCCTCGTCGCGGCTCTACACCTCGCGTAA